A single region of the Lycium barbarum isolate Lr01 chromosome 2, ASM1917538v2, whole genome shotgun sequence genome encodes:
- the LOC132628930 gene encoding disease resistance protein RPV1-like, giving the protein MAGGSQESHSHIQLSTTYDVFLSFRGEDTRKTFTNNLYTRLCQFGVNTFRDDDELRRGREIASELLKAIQESRISIIIFSENYASSRWCLDELVKIVECKEKTKQLVFPVFYYVDPSEVREQTGNFGKELERHEERFGLEKVETWRSALSEAYQDGIWKILQLIKDIKIPMTYFRPCESRFIQKIIEVILWELNRKYLDVAKYPIGIDSRVKHLYSLLFKRQDDVSFIGIYGAGGIGKTTIAKAIFNQIFQQFEGCCFLANVRAEASKKHDGLVTLQEELLCETLGSTNFIVDNVNSGVDLIKERLGSKKVLIVLDDVDHKSQLEPLAGARDWFGSGSQVIITTRDEILLNTMEVDEKYKATELNNDESLHLFSWHAFENPVPSRDYREISKDIVAYIGGLPSALIAMGSSLFGKHKPVWRSTFDKLKRFPRDEYWRKLR; this is encoded by the exons ATGGCAGGGGGGTCACAAGAATctcattctcacattcaacttagCACTACTTATGATGTTTTCTTGAGCTTTAGAGGTGAAGATACTCGAAAAACGTTCACGAATAATCTGTATACAAGGCTGTGTCAGTTTGGAGTGAACACATTTAGGGACGATGATGAGCTTAGAAGAGGCAGGGAAATTGCATCTGAGCTTCTCAAAGCAATTCAAGAATCAAGAATTTCCATTATTATTTTCTCAGAAAACTATGCTTCTTCAAGATGGTGTCTTGATGAGTTGGTTAAAATAGTTGAATGTAAGGAAAAAACGAAGCAGTTGGTGTTTCCTGTTTTTTATTATGTTGATCCTAGTGAAGTTAGGGAACAAACTGGGAATTTTGGGAAAGAATTGGAAAGACATGAAGAACGTTTTGGTTTGGAGAAGGTAGAGACCTGGAGAAGTGCACTGAGTGAAGCTTATCAGGATGGCATTTGGAAAATACTTCAATTGATCAAGG ATATAAAAATacctatgacttattttagacc GTGTGAATCAAGATTTATTCAGAAAATTATTGAGGTGATCTTATGGGAATTGAATCGCAAATATCTCGATGTTGCCAAGTACCCGATTGGAATTGATTCTCGAGTTAAACATTTATATTCTTTATTATTCAAAAGGCAAGATGATGTTAGCTTCATTGGGATCTATGGAGCTGGAGGAATAGGCAAAACAACTATTGCTAAAGCAATCTTCAACCAGATTTTTCAGCAATTTGAAGGTTGTTGCTTTCTAGCTAATGTTAGAGCAGAAGCTTCAAAGAAACATGATGGTCTAGTAACCTTACAAGAGGAGCTTCTTTGTGAAACTCTTGGAAGTACTAATTTTATAGTTGACAATGTGAATAGTGGAGTTGATCTGATCAAAGAGAGACTTGGTTCAAAGAAAGTTCTCATTGTCCTTGACGATGTTGATCATAAAAGCCAATTAGAACCATTAGCGGGAGCTCGAGATTGGTTTGGATCGGGTAGTCAAGTTATTATAACTACTAGGGATGAAATTTTGCTGAATACCATGGAAGTGGATGAGAAATACAAGGCCACAGAGTTGAACAATGATGAGTCTTTGCACCTCTTTAGTTGGCATGCCTTTGAAAATCCAGTCCCATCGAGAGATTACAGAGAGATTTCCAAAGATATTGTAGCTTATATAGGAGGCCTTCCCTCAGCACTTATAGCTATGGGTTCTTCATTATTTGGTAAACACAAACCAGTTTGGAGAAGTACTTTTGACAAATTAAAGAGGTTTCCCCGTGATGAGTATTGGAGAAAGTTGAGATAA